In a single window of the Calderihabitans maritimus genome:
- a CDS encoding adenylyl-sulfate reductase subunit alpha: MPAKLPTNLEEIKEERIETDILVIGAGNAGCFAAIEAKKLNPDLEVTLMEKAHIDRSGCLAAGMDAINTYIKKGRTIEEFVRWSRAQAGGLIREDLTISLAEVLNQPIEEWERWGLPINKEEDSDEYHTRGKWDITIRGSEMKVILAEKVREFGCKVYNRVVATNFLLDGEKVIGAIGFGVRDGKLYVFKAKATIVATGGAAGIYKPYQADGVDSHHMLWYCPFNVGSGYAMGIRAGAEMTTFEMRWCATRTKDFNGPIDTISVGYKTPMINAKGEKILEERYAELGGDAAPRYIRANVPMMEWMEGRGPCYVDTRGMTPEQIKDMKIDYLNERPSFVLFLAARGQDLSKEPIEIYGSDPYIVGGHTASGYWIDVKRATTLPGLFACGDVAGGVPNKFVGGCAAEGMLAARGAVEYLSSVGMTEIDPEQIAREKARVFAPAIRQFTEGDGIIPREMEERMQRLMDEYAGGVHQFYRMNREQLEYALKHIRILKDQTKYLVARDLHELMEAHEVIDRLEVAEVLIHHLMFREETRWPGWQTRTDFPEKNDEKFDCFVNSKKDPTTGEIKVFTRPYEQIIPGDRYHP; encoded by the coding sequence ATGCCCGCAAAGTTGCCAACCAATTTGGAGGAGATTAAAGAAGAAAGAATAGAAACAGATATTCTGGTAATCGGCGCAGGCAATGCAGGTTGTTTCGCAGCTATCGAAGCAAAAAAATTAAATCCCGACCTCGAAGTCACTTTAATGGAAAAGGCCCATATTGACCGGAGCGGCTGTTTAGCAGCTGGTATGGACGCGATTAATACTTACATCAAGAAAGGGAGAACCATAGAAGAATTTGTCCGTTGGAGCCGAGCCCAGGCCGGCGGGTTAATCCGGGAGGACCTCACCATCAGCCTCGCTGAGGTGCTTAACCAACCCATCGAAGAATGGGAAAGATGGGGGTTGCCCATCAATAAGGAAGAAGATTCAGATGAGTACCATACCAGGGGCAAGTGGGATATTACCATTCGCGGTTCGGAAATGAAAGTAATCCTGGCGGAAAAGGTCCGCGAATTCGGGTGTAAAGTTTATAACCGAGTGGTTGCCACCAATTTTTTACTGGACGGCGAAAAGGTAATCGGAGCCATTGGGTTTGGCGTCCGTGATGGTAAGCTTTACGTGTTTAAAGCTAAGGCGACCATCGTAGCAACCGGTGGGGCAGCCGGAATCTACAAGCCGTATCAGGCCGATGGTGTGGATAGCCATCATATGCTGTGGTATTGTCCCTTTAACGTCGGTTCCGGTTACGCCATGGGAATTCGTGCCGGAGCAGAAATGACCACCTTTGAAATGCGCTGGTGCGCTACCAGGACAAAAGATTTTAACGGACCCATTGATACTATTTCCGTAGGCTACAAAACGCCCATGATCAACGCCAAAGGAGAAAAGATCCTGGAAGAACGGTACGCGGAGCTAGGTGGAGACGCAGCCCCCCGCTATATCAGGGCCAACGTGCCGATGATGGAGTGGATGGAAGGTAGGGGGCCGTGCTACGTAGACACCAGGGGAATGACTCCTGAGCAGATCAAAGATATGAAGATTGATTACCTTAATGAACGCCCCAGCTTTGTTCTCTTCCTAGCAGCCCGCGGGCAAGACTTGAGTAAGGAACCTATCGAAATCTACGGCAGCGACCCCTATATCGTCGGAGGTCATACGGCCAGCGGTTATTGGATCGACGTCAAACGGGCCACAACCTTACCAGGACTGTTTGCCTGCGGCGATGTGGCTGGCGGTGTTCCCAACAAATTTGTGGGTGGCTGTGCTGCCGAAGGTATGCTGGCTGCCCGGGGAGCGGTTGAATACCTGAGCTCGGTTGGCATGACAGAGATAGACCCCGAGCAAATTGCTCGGGAGAAAGCCCGAGTATTTGCCCCAGCCATCCGTCAGTTCACCGAAGGTGACGGGATCATTCCCAGGGAAATGGAAGAACGGATGCAGCGCTTAATGGACGAGTATGCTGGCGGAGTACACCAGTTTTACCGGATGAACCGTGAGCAATTAGAATATGCCCTCAAACACATCAGGATCCTGAAGGATCAAACGAAATACCTGGTTGCCCGTGACCTGCACGAGTTAATGGAAGCCCACGAAGTGATCGACCGACTGGAAGTGGCGGAGGTGCTCATCCATCACTTGATGTTCCGGGAAGAAACTAGGTGGCCCGGATGGCAGACCCGGACC